A stretch of Myxococcus hansupus DNA encodes these proteins:
- a CDS encoding GNAT family N-acetyltransferase produces MPVTVEQLGPHDAEALRGLLSKDPVHNLYLLGLLEEFGIAPQGRVPFAFYGRFDGKALTAAVFVGGEGGLVVPSASDATATSVIADALSSNLKLRSTVGDKSAVDALLRSLAPGKPRLSRTQRLFSVSADDLGPFTNPLLRLAKEEDLPRLLPLAQGYVREVHERDPLAEDPRFYEARVIQRVRQRRTYVLEENGALVFKVDIGSRSQYGAELEGLYTLPAERKKGHALLCLGQISRHLLSSLPRLTLRIDERDESTARIARKVGYLAGRTWRLVLVD; encoded by the coding sequence ATGCCCGTTACCGTCGAACAGCTCGGTCCTCATGACGCGGAAGCCCTCCGGGGGCTGCTGTCCAAGGACCCGGTCCACAACCTCTACCTGCTGGGGTTGTTGGAGGAGTTCGGCATCGCCCCCCAGGGCCGGGTGCCCTTCGCCTTCTACGGCCGCTTCGACGGCAAGGCCCTCACCGCCGCCGTGTTCGTGGGCGGCGAGGGCGGACTCGTGGTGCCCAGCGCGAGCGACGCCACCGCCACCAGCGTCATCGCGGATGCGCTGTCCTCGAACCTGAAGCTGCGCTCCACCGTGGGCGACAAGTCCGCCGTGGACGCGCTCTTGCGCAGCCTGGCCCCGGGCAAGCCCCGCCTGTCGCGCACGCAGCGGCTGTTCAGCGTGTCCGCGGACGACCTGGGCCCCTTCACCAACCCGCTCTTGCGGCTGGCGAAGGAAGAGGACTTGCCCCGGCTGCTGCCGCTGGCCCAGGGCTACGTGCGGGAGGTCCACGAGCGCGACCCGCTGGCCGAGGACCCTCGCTTCTACGAGGCCCGCGTCATCCAGCGCGTGCGCCAGCGCCGCACCTACGTGCTGGAGGAGAACGGCGCGCTGGTGTTCAAGGTGGACATCGGCAGCCGCTCCCAATACGGCGCGGAGCTGGAGGGCCTCTACACGCTGCCCGCCGAGCGCAAGAAGGGCCACGCCCTGCTGTGCCTGGGCCAGATTTCCCGCCACCTGCTGTCCTCGCTGCCGCGCCTCACCCTGCGCATCGACGAGCGGGACGAGAGCACCGCCCGCATCGCCCGCAAGGTCGGCTACCTGGCCGGACGGACGTGGCGGCTCGTCCTGGTGGACTAG
- a CDS encoding patatin-like phospholipase family protein, producing MNRSTTYLLCLSALAAVSSGCFLRTGYLLDALNTPGDPKAAPLPVPIQERAARLTRSHLVDAYADPAEAARWMSALGNAPQPILEQLGCLKQTAGGSNSACYEQFLHTALETPLWGVPPRPTSVDPARPAPGEVDAARFLANTLGIAASLSALRDAQGDTVPLQVLSRGIREGAESAAQYISARQWNRTLGRPSNALVLSGGGANGAFSAGAVWRLLGVLEQCRGKPAPEGCGDARIDLAAGSSTGALISTLVDLFHTPGHEQAARQLLISNYTCSVESDLYCVNSTWIWKIASDLRGLVQFDGVYGKLRAAVVPEQLTNGTELVAVSVDFDTGDVFGISDQDPANFDPNATPQQRVEGLINGVVASIVEPVLADPVPWLPSHTGRLQGSFYDGGVRSGLPLLQAVQRGAERVLVISTGGVEPSPESPPDNAVSVLMRTIDLFVAQPRVGEVQQGELAAVGRRFAEYNVCVERLVNVTDAASANAFCRRTGTGFVSREPGALQAATSMWLGSARFDQVASSWRSAWMFRPDSQLQTASGYGFNPEVMRPLFKEGVKHFQLRCQEVLRLFEIQGSLAAAECDKPVDTVVSEAEARFAPLAQCTQGKPEQRSCE from the coding sequence ATGAACCGGAGCACCACGTACCTGCTGTGCTTGAGCGCGCTCGCGGCCGTCTCCAGCGGCTGCTTCCTGCGGACGGGCTACCTCCTCGACGCGTTGAACACGCCCGGGGACCCAAAGGCCGCGCCGCTGCCCGTCCCCATCCAGGAGCGCGCCGCGCGCCTCACGCGCAGCCACCTGGTGGATGCCTATGCCGACCCCGCCGAGGCCGCGCGTTGGATGTCCGCGCTGGGCAACGCCCCCCAGCCCATCCTCGAGCAACTGGGCTGCCTGAAGCAGACGGCCGGAGGCAGCAACAGCGCCTGCTACGAGCAGTTCCTCCACACGGCCCTGGAGACGCCCTTGTGGGGTGTGCCGCCGAGGCCCACGTCGGTGGACCCCGCCCGCCCCGCGCCAGGCGAAGTGGACGCCGCGCGCTTCCTGGCCAACACGCTGGGCATCGCCGCGTCGCTGTCCGCCCTGCGGGACGCGCAGGGAGACACGGTGCCCCTCCAGGTGCTCTCCCGAGGCATCCGCGAGGGCGCCGAGTCCGCCGCGCAGTACATCAGCGCCCGCCAGTGGAACCGCACGCTGGGCCGCCCGTCCAACGCCCTGGTCCTCAGCGGCGGCGGCGCCAACGGAGCCTTCAGCGCGGGTGCCGTCTGGCGGCTGCTCGGCGTGCTGGAGCAGTGCCGTGGCAAGCCCGCGCCGGAGGGCTGCGGGGACGCGCGCATCGACCTGGCCGCGGGCTCCAGCACCGGCGCGCTCATCAGCACCCTCGTCGACCTGTTCCACACGCCGGGCCACGAGCAGGCCGCGCGCCAACTGCTCATCAGCAACTACACGTGCTCGGTGGAGTCGGACCTGTACTGCGTCAACAGCACCTGGATTTGGAAGATTGCCTCGGACCTGCGCGGGCTGGTCCAGTTCGACGGCGTCTACGGCAAGCTGCGCGCCGCGGTGGTCCCCGAGCAGCTCACCAACGGCACGGAGCTGGTGGCCGTGTCCGTGGACTTCGACACCGGCGATGTCTTCGGCATCAGCGACCAGGACCCGGCGAACTTCGACCCGAACGCCACGCCCCAGCAGCGAGTGGAGGGCCTCATCAACGGCGTGGTGGCCTCCATCGTCGAGCCCGTGCTCGCGGACCCGGTGCCGTGGCTGCCGTCGCACACCGGCCGGCTCCAGGGCAGCTTCTACGACGGCGGCGTGCGCTCCGGCTTGCCGCTGCTCCAGGCCGTGCAGCGCGGCGCCGAGCGCGTGCTGGTCATCTCCACCGGCGGCGTGGAGCCCTCCCCCGAGAGTCCACCCGACAACGCCGTCAGCGTGCTGATGCGCACCATCGACCTGTTCGTCGCCCAGCCGCGCGTGGGCGAGGTGCAGCAGGGCGAGCTGGCCGCGGTGGGCCGCCGCTTCGCGGAGTACAACGTCTGCGTGGAGCGTCTGGTGAACGTGACGGACGCCGCCAGCGCCAACGCCTTCTGCCGCCGCACCGGCACCGGCTTCGTGTCACGCGAGCCCGGCGCGCTCCAGGCGGCCACCAGCATGTGGCTGGGCTCGGCCCGCTTCGACCAGGTGGCCTCCAGTTGGCGCTCCGCGTGGATGTTCCGGCCGGACTCACAGCTCCAGACGGCCAGCGGCTACGGCTTCAACCCCGAGGTCATGCGCCCGCTGTTCAAGGAAGGCGTGAAGCACTTCCAACTGCGCTGCCAGGAGGTGCTGCGGCTCTTCGAGATTCAGGGCAGCCTCGCCGCCGCCGAGTGCGACAAGCCGGTGGACACCGTCGTGTCGGAGGCCGAGGCGCGGTTCGCGCCGCTGGCCCAGTGCACGCAGGGCAAGCCAGAGCAACGTTCGTGCGAATGA
- a CDS encoding SLC13 family permease, translated as MTIAIVLGVVVVALVLFSFDSLPIEVSSLVVVCLLALTGVLTPAQAFEGFSNDTVIFIFTLLAMTQGLASTGVVQLVGQRLSFFARFGHQTFVMAMMVAVAAFSSVISNTVTTAAFLPVAIGAAQRAKVPKSKVLLPLAYASMLGGMVFLYGTSTNLVMSAALQRLGMPGIGVAELAPVGLPLAIVGILVVVLLGPLLLPSREGRGAMEDWTLRDYLTEAVLPPDSRYVGKELGDISEGLGLRVIGIIRDGGALPAVPSHRLRGDERLLIEGNREAILRVKDLRGIEIRPDVRLSDEELREKDSILIEASVPPGSPLVGRSLKETLFVERYGMVALALHRKPAIQRVTKLQLLGRTFGERSMSMLPLSVGDVLLLRGARSKVDELARGGTLTVLGGHDYQPPRYGKALLAVVLFLGALLVGSLGVVPLSVAGLTGMLLMIATGCVDPRSAFRVDWRVVLLIGSMMALGLAMEVSGAGAFLGDHVARLGTYGGPRMVMVLLMVLTIVLSAPMSNQAAALVVLPVALNAAQQLGVDARPFAIAVTLAASCSFITPLEPSCVLVYGPGHYRFTDFFRLGTPLTALLVVLLTVAVPWVWPLEKGASPVPVERRPVVQQLMPAP; from the coding sequence ATGACCATCGCCATCGTCCTGGGTGTCGTTGTTGTCGCGCTGGTGCTGTTTTCGTTCGATTCGCTCCCCATCGAGGTGAGCTCGCTCGTGGTGGTGTGCCTGCTGGCGCTGACCGGCGTGCTCACGCCGGCGCAGGCCTTCGAGGGGTTCAGCAACGACACCGTCATCTTCATCTTCACGCTGTTGGCGATGACCCAGGGGCTCGCGTCGACGGGCGTGGTTCAGTTGGTGGGTCAACGGCTGTCCTTCTTCGCGCGCTTCGGCCACCAGACGTTCGTGATGGCGATGATGGTGGCGGTGGCGGCGTTCTCCTCTGTCATCTCCAACACGGTGACGACGGCGGCCTTCCTGCCGGTGGCCATTGGCGCGGCGCAGCGGGCCAAGGTGCCCAAGAGCAAGGTGCTGTTGCCGCTGGCGTACGCGTCGATGCTGGGCGGGATGGTTTTCCTCTACGGCACGTCCACCAACCTGGTGATGTCCGCCGCCTTGCAGCGCTTGGGCATGCCGGGCATCGGCGTGGCGGAGCTGGCGCCGGTGGGGCTGCCGCTGGCCATCGTCGGCATCCTGGTGGTGGTGCTGCTGGGGCCGCTCCTCCTGCCGTCGCGGGAGGGGAGGGGCGCGATGGAGGACTGGACGCTGCGCGACTACCTCACGGAGGCGGTGCTGCCGCCGGACTCGCGCTACGTGGGCAAGGAGTTGGGGGACATCTCGGAGGGGCTGGGGCTGCGCGTCATCGGCATCATCCGCGACGGTGGGGCCCTGCCCGCGGTGCCGAGCCACCGGCTGCGCGGCGACGAGCGGCTGCTCATCGAGGGCAACCGCGAGGCGATTCTGCGGGTGAAGGACCTGCGCGGCATCGAAATCCGCCCGGACGTGCGCCTGTCCGACGAGGAGCTGCGCGAAAAGGACTCCATCCTCATCGAGGCCAGCGTGCCGCCTGGCAGTCCGTTGGTGGGACGCAGCCTGAAGGAGACGCTCTTCGTGGAGCGCTACGGCATGGTGGCGCTGGCCCTGCACCGCAAGCCCGCCATCCAGCGCGTCACCAAGCTTCAACTGTTGGGGCGCACCTTCGGGGAGCGCTCCATGTCCATGTTGCCGCTGTCGGTGGGCGACGTGCTGCTCCTGCGCGGGGCGCGGAGCAAGGTGGATGAGCTGGCGCGGGGCGGCACCCTGACGGTGCTCGGAGGCCACGACTACCAGCCGCCGCGCTACGGCAAGGCGCTGCTGGCGGTGGTGCTCTTCCTGGGCGCGCTGTTGGTGGGCTCGCTGGGCGTGGTGCCGCTGTCGGTGGCGGGCCTCACGGGCATGCTGCTGATGATCGCCACCGGCTGCGTGGACCCGCGCAGCGCGTTCCGGGTGGACTGGCGCGTGGTGCTGCTCATCGGCTCCATGATGGCGCTGGGCCTGGCCATGGAGGTGAGCGGCGCGGGCGCGTTCCTCGGCGACCACGTGGCCCGGCTGGGCACGTACGGCGGCCCGCGGATGGTGATGGTGCTGCTGATGGTGCTGACCATCGTCCTGTCGGCGCCCATGAGCAACCAGGCCGCGGCGCTGGTGGTGCTGCCGGTGGCACTCAACGCCGCGCAGCAACTCGGCGTGGACGCGCGGCCCTTCGCCATCGCGGTGACGCTGGCGGCGAGCTGCTCGTTCATCACCCCACTGGAGCCTAGCTGCGTGCTCGTCTACGGGCCCGGGCACTACCGCTTCACGGACTTCTTCCGCCTGGGCACGCCGCTCACCGCGCTGCTGGTGGTCCTCCTCACGGTGGCCGTGCCCTGGGTGTGGCCGCTGGAGAAGGGCGCGTCCCCGGTCCCGGTGGAGCGGCGCCCCGTGGTGCAGCAGTTGATGCCCGCGCCGTGA
- the gluQRS gene encoding tRNA glutamyl-Q(34) synthetase GluQRS gives MTRTASTPASPLCGRFAPSPTGRMHLGNIRSALLGWLQARAVGGRFLLRIEDLDRARCKPQYVEDLLRDLAWLGLDWDETALFQSQRDDVYRDAQARLEREDLVYPCFCTRAEIARAASAPHGLSDEGPRYPGTCARLTREQISERARTRAPAYRFRARPGEVRFEDGLQGPYAQDVDVVVGDFVVRRNDGVASYQLAVVVDDAATDITHVLRGDDLLSSTPRQLQLYAALGLRAPDFLHVPLVLGEDGKRLAKREGAFALAELRERGVPPERVLGLLASWSGLGDGAPVTLAELVRDFRPEALPREPVTTSETALQTALGLC, from the coding sequence ATGACCCGCACCGCGAGCACGCCTGCCTCCCCCCTCTGCGGACGCTTCGCGCCCAGCCCCACCGGGCGCATGCATCTGGGCAACATCCGCAGCGCGCTGCTCGGCTGGCTTCAGGCGCGCGCGGTGGGAGGCCGCTTCCTGCTGCGCATCGAGGACCTGGACCGTGCGCGCTGCAAGCCCCAGTACGTGGAGGACCTGCTGCGCGACCTCGCGTGGCTGGGGCTCGACTGGGACGAGACGGCGCTGTTCCAGAGCCAGCGCGATGACGTCTACCGCGACGCGCAGGCCCGGCTGGAGCGCGAGGACCTCGTGTATCCGTGCTTCTGCACCCGCGCGGAGATTGCACGGGCCGCCAGCGCGCCGCATGGGCTCTCCGACGAAGGACCTCGTTACCCCGGCACCTGCGCGCGCCTCACCCGGGAGCAGATCTCCGAGCGCGCTCGCACCCGCGCCCCGGCGTACCGCTTTCGCGCGCGCCCCGGTGAGGTGCGATTCGAGGATGGACTGCAAGGTCCCTACGCGCAGGACGTGGACGTGGTGGTGGGTGACTTCGTGGTGCGCCGCAACGACGGCGTGGCCAGCTATCAGCTCGCGGTGGTGGTGGATGACGCGGCGACGGACATCACCCACGTCCTTCGCGGCGATGACCTGCTGTCCTCCACGCCCCGGCAGCTCCAGCTCTACGCGGCGCTGGGGCTGCGCGCGCCGGACTTCCTGCACGTGCCGCTGGTGCTGGGTGAAGACGGCAAGCGGCTCGCCAAGCGCGAAGGGGCCTTCGCGCTCGCGGAGCTTCGCGAGCGTGGTGTGCCTCCCGAGCGCGTGCTGGGCCTGCTCGCGTCCTGGAGCGGGCTCGGCGACGGAGCGCCCGTGACGCTGGCCGAACTGGTGCGTGACTTTCGCCCCGAAGCGCTGCCCCGTGAACCCGTCACCACCAGCGAGACCGCGCTCCAGACGGCACTCGGCCTGTGCTGA
- a CDS encoding AgmX/PglI C-terminal domain-containing protein yields MSDRSSLIRWLVIPGVSLGVLILSAALSYWLTRPVHVEPPPPEPPPPVEAPPAAPQPDVRAIPTPGLTPPDTTPPPVLPPPSFPSSQRVVPTPPPPSGDPRRVVEVEPVIESTSGRIHADDIRAAIQAVTPLVQQCFEDAAQRNRGPQTVKLRFTVEAGREGGVMSAGELVSSTIPDPFVQACALDSLLDVRFPAPFGGGKAQVVYPFEFRVPGDTGR; encoded by the coding sequence ATGTCCGACCGGTCGTCACTCATCCGTTGGCTCGTCATTCCCGGCGTGAGCCTGGGCGTGCTCATCCTGAGCGCGGCCCTCTCCTACTGGCTCACGCGCCCCGTCCACGTCGAGCCACCGCCACCGGAACCTCCGCCTCCTGTCGAAGCGCCCCCCGCCGCGCCCCAGCCCGACGTGCGCGCCATTCCCACGCCGGGCCTGACACCGCCGGACACGACGCCCCCGCCGGTGCTGCCCCCGCCCTCCTTCCCTTCGTCCCAGCGCGTGGTGCCCACGCCGCCTCCACCGTCGGGGGACCCCCGGCGCGTGGTGGAGGTGGAGCCCGTCATCGAGTCCACCTCCGGCCGCATCCACGCGGACGACATCCGCGCCGCCATCCAGGCCGTGACTCCGCTCGTGCAGCAATGTTTCGAGGACGCGGCACAACGCAACCGCGGTCCGCAGACAGTGAAACTGCGCTTCACCGTGGAGGCGGGCCGGGAGGGCGGCGTGATGAGCGCCGGAGAGCTGGTGTCGAGCACCATTCCGGACCCCTTCGTGCAGGCGTGCGCCCTGGACTCGCTGCTGGACGTCCGGTTCCCCGCCCCCTTTGGCGGCGGCAAGGCCCAGGTCGTCTACCCCTTCGAGTTCCGAGTGCCCGGGGACACTGGCCGGTAG
- a CDS encoding metallophosphoesterase family protein yields MRIAHCSDVHITENYFSLPLHRLGWRRWVALAELTVGGRARRYAQAPRTLAAIATEAQARQVDHFILSGDLTAYALEGEFLGARRALGTLADDPRRCTVIPGNHDVFTPGSHRTGRFARHFGHLLESDLPEYRREGAFPFVRLVGTEAAVVGLLSARVPHAPGLSYGVIGPAQLEGLAALVKDARLAGRAVLVTVHHAPLNPKGRPDRWHHGLRDADALLRLLPGPRYAVLHGHIHHRYHHPATAERPHVFGAGSSTEAGNEGYWLIDVAGGQITGGQQYTPVL; encoded by the coding sequence ATGCGCATCGCCCACTGCTCCGACGTCCACATCACCGAGAACTACTTCTCCCTGCCGTTGCACCGCCTGGGCTGGCGCCGCTGGGTGGCCCTGGCCGAGCTCACCGTGGGCGGCCGTGCCAGGCGATACGCGCAAGCGCCGAGAACGCTGGCCGCCATCGCGACCGAGGCGCAGGCGCGGCAGGTGGACCACTTCATCCTGTCGGGCGACCTGACGGCCTACGCGCTGGAGGGCGAGTTCCTCGGCGCCCGGCGGGCCCTGGGCACCCTGGCGGATGACCCACGGCGGTGCACGGTCATCCCCGGCAACCACGACGTCTTCACCCCGGGGAGCCACCGCACCGGCCGCTTCGCGCGGCACTTCGGTCACCTGCTGGAAAGCGACCTGCCCGAGTACCGCCGCGAGGGCGCCTTCCCCTTCGTCCGCCTGGTGGGCACCGAGGCCGCGGTGGTGGGCCTGCTGTCCGCCCGCGTTCCCCACGCGCCGGGGCTGTCCTACGGCGTCATCGGGCCGGCCCAGCTCGAGGGCCTGGCCGCGCTGGTGAAGGACGCCCGGCTGGCGGGCCGCGCCGTCCTGGTGACGGTGCACCACGCGCCGCTCAACCCGAAGGGCCGCCCGGACCGCTGGCACCACGGCCTGCGGGACGCGGACGCGCTGCTGCGGCTGTTGCCAGGGCCTCGTTACGCGGTGCTGCATGGCCACATCCACCACCGCTACCACCACCCCGCCACCGCCGAGCGCCCCCATGTCTTCGGAGCGGGGTCCTCCACGGAGGCCGGGAACGAGGGCTACTGGCTCATCGACGTGGCGGGCGGGCAGATAACGGGCGGCCAGCAATACACGCCCGTTCTGTGA
- a CDS encoding tRNA-(ms[2]io[6]A)-hydroxylase, producing MSRPTPSRRPLSGEGPVILHAATDPRWLPLALERFDEVLVDHAHCEKKAAANALSMLQAYPDLPGLPSQMARLAREESAHLARVLDLMAARGLTLTKDAGDPYAQGLQKLIRTPATERRMDRLLVAAVIEARSCERLSLLAEGLTDPALARFYGELAQSEDGHQSLFYRLAVTAAGGEEAGVKERLEWMLEREAQVVTDVGLRAAIH from the coding sequence ATGAGCCGTCCCACGCCTTCCCGCCGTCCCCTCTCTGGAGAGGGCCCCGTCATCCTCCACGCCGCCACCGACCCGCGCTGGCTGCCGCTGGCACTCGAGCGGTTCGACGAAGTGCTGGTCGACCATGCCCACTGCGAGAAGAAGGCCGCCGCCAACGCGCTGTCCATGCTCCAGGCGTATCCGGACCTGCCCGGGCTGCCCTCGCAGATGGCCCGGCTGGCCCGCGAGGAGAGCGCCCACCTGGCCCGCGTCCTGGACTTGATGGCGGCGCGGGGCCTCACGCTGACGAAGGACGCCGGAGACCCGTATGCCCAGGGCCTCCAGAAGCTGATTCGCACGCCCGCCACCGAGCGCCGCATGGACCGGCTGCTGGTGGCCGCCGTCATCGAAGCCCGCTCCTGCGAGCGTCTGTCCCTGCTGGCGGAGGGACTCACCGACCCGGCCCTGGCGCGCTTCTACGGCGAGCTGGCGCAGTCCGAGGACGGCCATCAGTCGCTCTTCTACCGGCTGGCCGTCACCGCGGCCGGCGGCGAGGAGGCCGGCGTGAAGGAGCGGCTGGAGTGGATGCTGGAGCGCGAGGCCCAGGTCGTCACGGACGTGGGCCTGCGCGCCGCCATCCACTGA
- a CDS encoding adenylate/guanylate cyclase domain-containing protein, giving the protein MTNPPYPSPTDITLEEYKALRALHRAVDDLLEEGLRERETLTRTFRRCFPRVLALTGAKAAAITTRDEELVEQTWTEGDWSDCHPGALLAESTGVSRLGEDTLVSQPLDVAGSRVGTFGLLFPGDATAPETSARLLRILDTVAEQLDTVLCLVHTASEKHQLILQCNRHLANPVFEAGMDLAVLTLSQHVRLPGFLLLYRDAVQPHVLHYRTYRGGHLEFESGEQPHTGLEAAIRQHGPRLLRGEEAALRPLFTGRTTEAVLISGAASQGPLGKIVVWNDEGFSTYAMDLIRVLASTLSQRLQDYHRERIHLSQFFPNAVIDALLQDPAYAQHLRAQDQEVGILFADINGFTRICEQGFDSPRSIGRFVDEWSQRAVGCIWEHGGVFDKMVGDCVIGLFGPPFFKNSLHARARDAVRAARDIQAFTASLGAREEVAALCERVKLPGLGVSVGVNLAHANCGLFGPNRQYTAFSSGMNQTARLQSLAGFRETLVMDSVHDTLKGSDEPFFRSLRFGPLSETHVKNVAQPLRHYRLEPLTP; this is encoded by the coding sequence ATGACGAACCCGCCGTACCCGTCGCCCACCGACATCACGCTGGAGGAGTACAAGGCCCTGCGCGCGCTGCACCGCGCCGTGGATGACCTCCTGGAGGAGGGCCTGCGAGAACGCGAGACGCTGACGCGGACCTTTCGGCGCTGCTTCCCGCGCGTGCTCGCGCTCACCGGCGCCAAGGCCGCGGCCATCACCACGCGTGACGAGGAGCTGGTGGAGCAGACGTGGACCGAGGGCGACTGGAGTGACTGCCATCCCGGCGCGCTCCTGGCGGAGTCCACGGGCGTCAGCCGCCTGGGCGAGGACACGCTGGTCAGCCAGCCGCTGGACGTGGCCGGCAGCCGCGTGGGCACCTTCGGCTTGCTCTTCCCCGGCGACGCCACCGCGCCCGAAACGTCCGCGCGCCTGCTGCGCATCCTGGACACGGTGGCCGAGCAGCTCGACACCGTGCTGTGCCTGGTGCACACCGCGTCGGAGAAGCACCAGCTCATCCTCCAGTGCAACCGCCACCTGGCCAACCCCGTGTTCGAGGCGGGCATGGACCTGGCCGTGCTGACGCTGTCCCAGCACGTGCGCCTGCCGGGCTTCCTGCTGCTGTACCGGGACGCGGTGCAGCCGCACGTGCTGCACTACCGCACCTACCGCGGCGGGCACCTGGAGTTCGAAAGCGGCGAGCAGCCCCACACGGGACTGGAGGCGGCCATCCGTCAGCACGGCCCCCGGCTGCTCCGGGGCGAGGAGGCCGCGCTGCGCCCCCTCTTCACCGGCCGCACCACCGAGGCCGTGCTCATCTCCGGCGCCGCGTCGCAGGGGCCGCTGGGGAAGATTGTCGTCTGGAACGACGAGGGCTTCTCCACCTACGCCATGGACCTCATCCGGGTCCTGGCGTCCACGCTGAGCCAGCGCCTCCAGGACTACCACCGCGAGCGCATCCACCTGTCGCAGTTCTTCCCCAACGCGGTCATCGACGCGTTGTTGCAGGACCCGGCCTATGCCCAGCACCTGCGGGCGCAGGACCAGGAGGTGGGCATCCTCTTCGCGGACATCAACGGCTTCACCCGCATCTGCGAGCAGGGCTTCGACAGCCCTCGGAGCATCGGCCGCTTCGTGGACGAGTGGAGCCAGCGCGCCGTGGGCTGCATCTGGGAGCACGGCGGCGTGTTCGACAAGATGGTCGGTGACTGCGTCATCGGCCTCTTCGGGCCGCCGTTCTTCAAGAACTCGCTTCATGCGCGCGCGCGGGACGCGGTGCGCGCCGCGCGGGACATCCAGGCCTTCACCGCGTCACTGGGCGCGCGCGAGGAAGTGGCCGCGCTGTGCGAGCGCGTGAAGCTGCCCGGCCTGGGCGTGTCCGTGGGCGTCAACCTGGCCCATGCGAACTGCGGCCTCTTCGGGCCCAACCGTCAGTACACGGCCTTCTCCAGCGGCATGAACCAGACGGCACGCCTCCAGTCACTGGCGGGCTTCCGGGAGACGCTGGTGATGGACAGCGTTCACGAC